From one Anabas testudineus chromosome 21, fAnaTes1.2, whole genome shotgun sequence genomic stretch:
- the gorasp2 gene encoding Golgi reassembly-stacking protein 2 isoform X1, with amino-acid sequence MGGSQSVEVPGGGSEGYHVLRVQENSPGHHAGLEPFFDFIISICDTRLNKDNDTLKELLKLNVERPIKMLLYSSKTMAVRETTVTPSNMWGGQGLLGVSIRFCSFEGVNENVWHVLEVEPNSPAALAGLRAHADYVIGADTVMNESEDLFSLVETHDGKELKLYVYNTDTDNCREVLITPNSDWGGEGSLGCGIGYGYLHRIPTLQFSEGKKISFPAQTPNDPAPPPKDGFTEVHLSAVIPTVPIAASSASTGLEQPLAGLSVSYNPTTVLTNLQTGASSVPLHSQVPSQSLPPYANPAPRLAGLMPLSGGVSNLPNLNITLPDMTRVGSQHAGLPPLPPLNLPSVVPSVMLPPSDFVLPPITANVAPAVTQDATSPFSQITSSLTNIPITPPMATSESINITMSAESS; translated from the exons ATGGGGGGCTCTCAGAGCGTCGAGGTACCAGGAGGAGGATCTGAAGGATACCACGTCCTCAGA GTGCAGGAGAATTCCCCCGGTCATCATGCTGGACTGGAGCCATTCTTTGATTTCATCATATCTATTTGTGACACTAGACTG AACAAGGACAATGACACCTTAAAAGAGCTGCTGAAGTTGAACGTGGAGAGGCCCATCAAGATGCTGTTGTACAGTAGCAAGACGATGGCAGTGCGAGAGACGACGGTCACACCCAGCAACATGTGGGGCGGCCAGGGACTTCTAGGAGTCAGTATTCGTTTCTGCAGCTTTGAAGGGgtcaatgaaaatgtttggCATGTCTTG GAAGTAGAGCCAAACTCGCCTGCAGCCCTGGCTGGTTTGAGGGCCCATGCTGACTATGTTATAGGAGCTGACACTGTCATGAATGAG AGCGAGGATCTGTTCTCCCTTGTTGAAACCCATGATGggaaagagctgaaactgtACGTGTACAACACCGACACAGACAACTGTCGTGAGGTGCTCATCACTCCCAACTCTGACTGGGGTGGAGAGGGCAG TCTGGGATGTGGGATTGGCTATGGCTACCTACACAGGATACCTACACTGCAGTTTTCAGAGGGCAAAAAAATCAGTTTCCCTGCACAGACTCCTAATGACCCAGCTCCTCCACCTAAAGATGGATTCACAGAG GTCCATCTGTCCGCTGTCATTCCAACTGTTCCGATTGCTGCTTCTTCTGCATCGACCGGGTTAGAGCAGCCCCTCGCCGGCTTGTCAGTCAGCTATAATCCAACCACTGTCCTTACTAATCTACAGACAG GAGCTTCTTCAGTTCCACTGCACAGCCAAGTACCCTCCCAGAGCCTTCCCCCATATGCCAATCCTGCTCCAAGACTAGCAG GTTTAATGCCTTTAAGTGGAGGTGTTTCTAATTTGCCAAACCTCAATATAACCTTGCCAGACATGACCCGGGTTGGATCACAACATGCAG GTCTTCCACCGCTTCCTCCCCTCAACCTTCCCAGCGTGGTCCCCAGTGTTATGCTGCCTCCATCTGACTTTGTTCTTCCCCCCATCACTGCTAATGTAGCTCCTGCTGTTACACAAGATGCAACATCTCCGTTCAGCCAAATAACCAGTTCACTGACCAATATTCCCATCACACCACCAATGGCCACCTCTGAATCAATAAATATCACAATGTCTGCAGAGTCGTCGTAG
- the gorasp2 gene encoding Golgi reassembly-stacking protein 2 isoform X2 yields the protein MGGSQSVEVPGGGSEGYHVLRVQENSPGHHAGLEPFFDFIISICDTRLNKDNDTLKELLKLNVERPIKMLLYSSKTMAVRETTVTPSNMWGGQGLLGVSIRFCSFEGVNENVWHVLEVEPNSPAALAGLRAHADYVIGADTVMNESEDLFSLVETHDGKELKLYVYNTDTDNCREVLITPNSDWGGEGSLGCGIGYGYLHRIPTLQFSEGKKISFPAQTPNDPAPPPKDGFTEVHLSAVIPTVPIAASSASTGLEQPLAGLSVSYNPTTVLTNLQTGASSVPLHSQVPSQSLPPYANPAPRLAGLPPLPPLNLPSVVPSVMLPPSDFVLPPITANVAPAVTQDATSPFSQITSSLTNIPITPPMATSESINITMSAESS from the exons ATGGGGGGCTCTCAGAGCGTCGAGGTACCAGGAGGAGGATCTGAAGGATACCACGTCCTCAGA GTGCAGGAGAATTCCCCCGGTCATCATGCTGGACTGGAGCCATTCTTTGATTTCATCATATCTATTTGTGACACTAGACTG AACAAGGACAATGACACCTTAAAAGAGCTGCTGAAGTTGAACGTGGAGAGGCCCATCAAGATGCTGTTGTACAGTAGCAAGACGATGGCAGTGCGAGAGACGACGGTCACACCCAGCAACATGTGGGGCGGCCAGGGACTTCTAGGAGTCAGTATTCGTTTCTGCAGCTTTGAAGGGgtcaatgaaaatgtttggCATGTCTTG GAAGTAGAGCCAAACTCGCCTGCAGCCCTGGCTGGTTTGAGGGCCCATGCTGACTATGTTATAGGAGCTGACACTGTCATGAATGAG AGCGAGGATCTGTTCTCCCTTGTTGAAACCCATGATGggaaagagctgaaactgtACGTGTACAACACCGACACAGACAACTGTCGTGAGGTGCTCATCACTCCCAACTCTGACTGGGGTGGAGAGGGCAG TCTGGGATGTGGGATTGGCTATGGCTACCTACACAGGATACCTACACTGCAGTTTTCAGAGGGCAAAAAAATCAGTTTCCCTGCACAGACTCCTAATGACCCAGCTCCTCCACCTAAAGATGGATTCACAGAG GTCCATCTGTCCGCTGTCATTCCAACTGTTCCGATTGCTGCTTCTTCTGCATCGACCGGGTTAGAGCAGCCCCTCGCCGGCTTGTCAGTCAGCTATAATCCAACCACTGTCCTTACTAATCTACAGACAG GAGCTTCTTCAGTTCCACTGCACAGCCAAGTACCCTCCCAGAGCCTTCCCCCATATGCCAATCCTGCTCCAAGACTAGCAG GTCTTCCACCGCTTCCTCCCCTCAACCTTCCCAGCGTGGTCCCCAGTGTTATGCTGCCTCCATCTGACTTTGTTCTTCCCCCCATCACTGCTAATGTAGCTCCTGCTGTTACACAAGATGCAACATCTCCGTTCAGCCAAATAACCAGTTCACTGACCAATATTCCCATCACACCACCAATGGCCACCTCTGAATCAATAAATATCACAATGTCTGCAGAGTCGTCGTAG